A single region of the Raphanus sativus cultivar WK10039 chromosome 1, ASM80110v3, whole genome shotgun sequence genome encodes:
- the LOC108847439 gene encoding uncharacterized protein LOC108847439, with product MRKVIIVDGTHLKHVYGGLILVATAQDHDHHHYPIAFGVVVGEKDESWTWFMNNLRSVISDVEGLVFLSDRNGSLVKSIRHVFNNKNVCASKFRECAHAYRVAEFDVLYVAFSRKYPSAAEYLEKSVEVGKWAICYFEGDRYNVDTTNAAESINSVLREARKYFMLPMIDVIIKKMAEWFNKHRKKAAQIPATEKLVPTVKKELSKRCLEARCLDVVEINSFHLEYNVNGSDGKTKSPRAAAAAKFLGIVNDLHLQDFCSKYYTVELWALAYYRMIYHVPHQSEWVIPDEFRALKVLPPLYDKKGPTQKQRFPLARESRGEEEGEEGEGEGEGAEEGEADVCMSILSVQGFVDVVVWDFGSVDGVFVDKGHVDVVTSKNEVWMWLLGVCEVWMWKLLLWVAWTGELGLKSAEMQY from the exons ATGAGAAAAGTTATCATTGTGGATGGAACACATCTTAAGCATGTTTATGGTGGACTTATACTTGTTGCGACGGCTCAAGATCATGATCATCACCATTACCCTATTGCATTTGGTGTAGTTGTTGGTGAGAAAGATGAAAGTTGGACGTGGTTTATGAATAATTTGAGATCAGTGATATCAGATGTAGAAGGCTTGGTGTTTCTTTCAGATAGAAATGGGAGCTTGGTCAAGTCAATAC GACATGTATTCAACAACAAAAACGTTTGTGCAAGCAAGTTTAGGGAATGTGCACATGCTTATAGAGTGGCTGAGTTCGATGTTCTCTATGTTGCTTTTTCTAGAAAGTATCCTTCTGCTGCCGAGTATCTGGAGAAGAGTGTTGAAGTGGGAAAATGGGCAATATGTTACTTTGAAGGAGACAGATACAATGTTGACACCACCAATGCAGCAGAATCTATCAATAGTGTTCTTCGGGAAGCGAGGAAATACTTCATGCTACCGATGATTGATGTTATCATTAAGAAAATGGCGGAATGGTTTAACAAACATAGGAAGAAGGCAGCTCAAATACCAGCCACAGAGAAGCTTGTGCCTACAGTGAAAAAGGAGTTGTCAAAAAGATGTTTGGAAGCGAGGTGTTTAGATGTGGTTGAGATAAACAGCTTCCACCTTGAGTACAATGTCAATGGTAGTGACGGAAAG ACAAAATCCCCTCGTGCAGCAGCTGCTGCCAAGTTCTTGGGCATTGTAAACGACCTCCATCTACAAGACTTTTGTTCGAAATACTATACGGTGGAGCTTTGGGCGTTGGCATACTATAGGATGATTTATCATGTGCCACATCAGTCTGAATGGGTTATACCAGATGAATTTCGAGCACTGAAAGTTCTTCCTCCATTATATGATAAGAAAGGACCCACTCAGAAGCAAAGGTTTCCATTAGCCAGAGAATCTCGTGGAGAGGAAGAGGGCGAGGAAGGGGAAGGGGAAGGGGAAGGAGCAGAGGAAGGAGAGGCAGACGTTTGTATGAGTATTTTGAGTGTGCAA GGGTTTGTGGATGTGGTTGTCTGGGATTTTGGAAGTGTGGATGGTGTTTTTGTGGACAAGGGGCATGTGGATGTCGTTACCAGCAAAAACGAGGTGTGGATGTGGCTGCTAGGGGTTTGCGAAGTGTGGATGTGGAAGCTGCTGTTATGGGTGGCGTGGACAGGAGAGTTGGGGTTGAAGTCTGCAGAGATGCAGTATTGA